In Sphingobacterium sp. lm-10, one DNA window encodes the following:
- a CDS encoding Gfo/Idh/MocA family oxidoreductase has product MNHYLSRRSFIARTAMAGGAALLSNSVLGNVKLASANERVNLACVGIGNRAAEIIKDLYKTGLCNVVALCDVDMGAKQTQEILKMFPDARKFQDFRRMFDEAGKDFDAVSIATPDFAHFAVTMLAIDQGKHVYVEKPMAHTFNEVELMMQIAKKHPKVATQMGNQGHSEANYFQFKAWKEAGIIKDVTRIDAHMNMPRRWHGWDPNIKRFPMPETIPSTLDWEIWQMQTWGHDYNKDFVNGQWRCWFDFGMGALGDWGAHILDTAHEFLALGLPNRVEAVSLDGHNSFFFPMSSTLKFSFPKRKNMPKLDINWYDGLDNLPPIPEGYGVSGLDPNIPPPSTGTIEPAKLNPGKIIYGKDLTFKGGSHGSTLSIIPEGKAQEMERRLPEVPTSPSNHFANFLKACKGEEKTRSPFEIAGPLSQVFCLGVIAQRLNTKMDFDPVRKEITNDKFANALLVGPPPVKGWEDFYKV; this is encoded by the coding sequence ATGAATCATTACTTATCCCGTAGAAGTTTTATTGCTCGTACTGCGATGGCAGGTGGCGCAGCCCTACTTTCTAATAGCGTCCTGGGGAACGTGAAACTGGCATCGGCCAATGAGCGGGTAAATCTTGCCTGTGTAGGCATTGGCAATCGAGCGGCCGAAATTATCAAAGATTTATATAAAACCGGATTGTGTAACGTCGTGGCGTTATGCGATGTAGATATGGGCGCAAAACAAACACAGGAAATCCTAAAAATGTTTCCTGATGCGCGCAAATTCCAAGATTTTCGACGGATGTTTGACGAAGCCGGTAAGGACTTCGATGCGGTTTCGATTGCTACACCCGACTTTGCTCACTTTGCGGTGACTATGCTAGCGATCGATCAAGGAAAACACGTGTATGTAGAAAAGCCCATGGCGCACACATTCAACGAAGTGGAATTGATGATGCAGATAGCGAAAAAACACCCCAAAGTAGCCACACAAATGGGTAACCAAGGGCACTCTGAAGCCAATTATTTTCAATTTAAAGCCTGGAAAGAAGCGGGGATTATCAAAGATGTCACGCGGATAGATGCGCATATGAATATGCCGCGTCGTTGGCATGGTTGGGATCCGAATATTAAACGATTTCCGATGCCGGAAACTATTCCAAGTACACTAGATTGGGAAATTTGGCAAATGCAAACTTGGGGTCATGACTACAATAAAGACTTTGTAAATGGGCAGTGGCGCTGTTGGTTTGATTTTGGTATGGGTGCGCTAGGCGATTGGGGGGCACATATTCTGGATACAGCACATGAGTTCCTGGCTTTGGGCTTGCCTAACCGGGTAGAAGCGGTGTCCTTAGATGGGCACAACTCGTTCTTTTTTCCGATGTCTTCCACGCTGAAATTCAGCTTTCCTAAACGGAAAAACATGCCGAAGCTGGATATCAACTGGTACGATGGATTAGATAACCTGCCTCCGATTCCGGAAGGCTACGGCGTATCGGGCTTGGATCCAAATATACCACCACCAAGTACGGGTACGATCGAGCCCGCCAAACTTAACCCGGGTAAGATTATCTATGGAAAAGACCTCACCTTCAAAGGTGGATCACATGGTAGTACTTTGTCTATCATTCCGGAAGGGAAGGCGCAGGAAATGGAACGTCGCTTGCCAGAAGTGCCAACATCTCCATCCAATCACTTCGCCAACTTTCTGAAAGCCTGTAAGGGGGAAGAGAAAACGCGTTCTCCGTTCGAAATTGCTGGTCCCTTAAGTCAGGTGTTTTGTTTAGGTGTGATCGCGCAACGGTTAAATACCAAAATGGATTTCGATCCCGTCCGTAAGGAAATAACGAACGATAAATTTGCTAATGCCCTCTTGGTTGGGCCGCCGCCAGTAAAAGGTTGGGAAGACTTTTACAAAGTGTAA
- a CDS encoding DUF1080 domain-containing protein: MMIKTTIIRRRMQSWCKVMAVAGAALVIGMPAEGFAQGNNNKRGWKNLFDGQTLQGWKAVGGKAPYAVTNGEIVGTMTKGTPNSFLITEQEYGDFILELDIKLEGDQTNSGVQIRSHIDMQADGGRGRVYGRQVEVDPSDRAWTGGIYDEARRGWLYPLDLNEKAKTAYKRNEYNRLRIEAIGDELRTWVNGVPVAYVVDTLDQKGFIGLQVHSITDDQDGKKVYFKNIRIQTENLKPSSFAKEQHIVNLKPNNLSAAEKKAGWHLLFDGNSADQWRSVRDQNFPANGWKVGDGIIKVQKSDGGESTNGGDIITRDKYAVFDLSFEFKLTPGANSGVKYFVTLKEQTTGSAIGLEYQVLDDARHPDAKMGRDGNRTLASLYDLMTSKRDDRARRPVGEWNRGRVVVDANNNVTHYLNGVKMLSYQRGSEEFKDLVAKSKYKDWEKFGEAKEGHILLQDHGDEVSFRNIKINKRK; this comes from the coding sequence ATGATGATTAAAACAACGATAATAAGAAGAAGGATGCAATCCTGGTGTAAGGTAATGGCTGTGGCCGGTGCCGCTTTGGTGATCGGTATGCCCGCTGAGGGATTCGCGCAAGGAAATAACAACAAGCGCGGTTGGAAAAATTTGTTCGATGGTCAAACTTTGCAAGGCTGGAAAGCGGTAGGTGGCAAAGCGCCATATGCAGTAACCAACGGTGAGATTGTCGGCACGATGACGAAGGGAACACCAAACTCTTTTCTGATCACGGAGCAGGAATATGGTGACTTTATATTGGAATTAGATATTAAGCTGGAGGGCGATCAAACTAACTCCGGTGTGCAGATACGTAGTCATATTGATATGCAGGCAGATGGCGGGAGAGGTCGAGTTTACGGCAGGCAGGTAGAAGTAGATCCTAGCGACCGTGCCTGGACAGGAGGTATTTATGATGAAGCACGGCGCGGCTGGCTATATCCGCTGGATTTGAATGAAAAAGCGAAGACCGCTTACAAAAGAAATGAGTACAATCGTTTACGTATTGAAGCCATCGGCGACGAGTTGCGCACCTGGGTAAATGGGGTGCCGGTAGCCTACGTAGTGGACACGCTGGATCAAAAAGGATTTATCGGATTGCAGGTGCATAGCATCACAGACGATCAAGATGGCAAGAAAGTATATTTTAAGAATATCCGGATTCAGACGGAAAACTTGAAACCTTCTTCTTTTGCCAAAGAACAACACATTGTCAATTTAAAGCCCAACAACCTTAGTGCTGCCGAGAAGAAAGCAGGCTGGCATTTGCTGTTCGACGGAAATTCGGCGGATCAATGGCGCAGCGTACGCGATCAAAACTTCCCGGCTAACGGTTGGAAAGTCGGAGACGGTATCATCAAGGTACAAAAATCAGATGGTGGAGAGTCCACGAATGGTGGCGACATCATTACGCGTGACAAATACGCTGTTTTTGACCTGTCTTTCGAATTCAAATTGACCCCGGGAGCGAATAGTGGTGTAAAATACTTCGTAACGCTGAAAGAGCAAACCACAGGTTCGGCCATTGGGTTGGAGTATCAGGTATTGGATGACGCACGTCATCCAGATGCCAAAATGGGACGCGATGGCAATCGTACCTTGGCTTCCCTGTATGATTTGATGACCTCTAAACGGGATGACCGCGCCCGCCGCCCGGTAGGTGAGTGGAATCGTGGACGTGTTGTGGTCGATGCAAACAACAACGTGACCCACTACCTCAATGGCGTTAAGATGTTGAGTTACCAACGCGGATCGGAAGAGTTCAAAGACTTGGTAGCGAAAAGTAAATACAAAGATTGGGAAAAATTCGGCGAAGCTAAAGAAGGTCATATTCTGCTGCAGGATCACGGAGATGAGGTCTCGTTCCGCAACATCAAAATTAATAAACGCAAATAA
- a CDS encoding Gfo/Idh/MocA family oxidoreductase, with protein sequence MDRKKFITSSALLAASALSWGALAKSFTSNSVRVGVIGIHGMGWANLQAILKDKRVQCTALCDVDQDVLTKRVGELAARNIHVTTYTDYKELLNDPKVDAVIIGTPDHWHCLQMVDAVKAGKHVYVEKPIGNSIAECEVMVAAAQSRRAIVQVGQWQRSQQHFKDAIDFVHSGKLGKIRQVKAWSYVGWKTPITKKPDGVAPAGVDYNKWLGPAQKRAFNPNRFHFEFRWFWDYAGGLMTDWGVHMLDYALLGMKVSDPVSVMAAGGKFADPNGASETPDTLTAVYEFEDFNIQWEHAIGISGGPYNRDHGVAFIGNNGTLVLNRGGWEVIPESNRMPAVSLQKSVDDGLDKHMVNFVYAIMQQKPEVLHAPIEAGAHIAIFAQLGNIAYRTGQKLYWDKDKRQFTNRRANRLLAARYHNGYTMPKA encoded by the coding sequence ATGGACAGAAAAAAATTTATTACAAGTTCAGCACTTTTAGCCGCTTCCGCCCTGAGTTGGGGAGCTTTGGCCAAATCCTTTACATCCAATTCCGTACGTGTGGGTGTTATTGGTATACATGGTATGGGTTGGGCCAATTTGCAGGCGATCCTGAAAGATAAGAGGGTGCAGTGTACTGCGCTTTGCGATGTAGATCAGGATGTACTGACCAAGCGGGTAGGAGAGTTGGCTGCCCGAAATATTCATGTAACTACGTATACCGATTATAAAGAATTACTTAACGATCCAAAAGTAGATGCCGTAATCATTGGTACGCCAGATCATTGGCATTGTTTGCAAATGGTAGATGCGGTAAAGGCTGGAAAACATGTGTATGTAGAAAAGCCAATCGGTAACTCCATTGCGGAGTGTGAGGTGATGGTCGCTGCCGCGCAATCTCGCCGCGCAATTGTGCAGGTAGGACAGTGGCAACGCAGTCAGCAGCACTTCAAAGATGCTATTGATTTTGTGCACTCTGGTAAATTAGGTAAGATAAGACAGGTAAAAGCGTGGTCTTACGTAGGGTGGAAAACGCCCATCACCAAAAAACCGGATGGAGTGGCACCGGCCGGAGTAGATTACAATAAATGGCTTGGCCCTGCTCAAAAAAGAGCCTTTAATCCCAATCGCTTTCATTTCGAATTTCGATGGTTTTGGGATTATGCCGGGGGCCTGATGACTGATTGGGGCGTACATATGCTGGATTACGCACTACTGGGAATGAAGGTGTCTGATCCGGTATCCGTGATGGCGGCAGGAGGTAAATTTGCAGATCCGAATGGTGCATCGGAAACGCCAGACACGCTTACTGCAGTATACGAGTTTGAAGATTTTAATATTCAGTGGGAACACGCTATTGGCATCAGTGGAGGCCCATATAACCGAGATCATGGTGTGGCTTTCATCGGTAATAACGGCACATTAGTACTCAATCGTGGCGGCTGGGAAGTCATTCCCGAGAGCAACCGCATGCCAGCCGTATCCCTGCAAAAATCGGTGGACGACGGGCTGGATAAGCACATGGTCAATTTTGTGTATGCGATTATGCAGCAGAAGCCGGAGGTATTGCATGCGCCTATCGAAGCCGGTGCACATATTGCCATCTTCGCGCAACTAGGAAATATCGCGTACCGAACAGGACAAAAACTTTACTGGGACAAAGACAAGCGTCAGTTTACCAACAGACGTGCAAATCGATTGCTCGCCGCGCGTTATCATAATGGGTATACTATGCCCAAGGCCTAG
- a CDS encoding glycoside hydrolase family 43 protein, whose amino-acid sequence MRLFFSPFQRLLSCVLWFGITALAFISCSFSDDTEMISQLQQADSIPIYAADPTIFEDNGVYYLYGTDGGQPDHGFRVYQSTDLKNWEGPVGARDGFALVKDDVFGDKGFWAPQVWKEGNVFYMAYTANENIAIAQSTSPIGPFTQQQKVPIISEGKQIDPFIYTDDDGKKYLYHVKLQNGNRIFVAELNDDYGSIKPESLLELLDANLPWENTENASWPVAEGPTVIKRDNKYYMFYSANDFRNPYYAVGVAVADQATGPWTKVGNEALLSVDHTNWPGTGHGDVFRADNQWYYVCHTHNSTTTVGPRRTAIVPFDWNTEDAGGIRVPVFKGDKIKFLHVKN is encoded by the coding sequence ATGAGATTATTTTTTTCCCCTTTTCAACGTTTGTTAAGCTGTGTCCTGTGGTTTGGTATAACGGCACTGGCGTTTATTTCCTGTAGCTTTAGCGATGATACGGAGATGATTAGTCAGCTTCAGCAGGCAGATTCTATACCAATTTATGCAGCAGATCCCACCATCTTTGAAGACAATGGTGTCTATTATCTTTACGGTACGGATGGGGGTCAGCCAGATCACGGATTCCGGGTATATCAATCTACAGACCTGAAAAATTGGGAAGGTCCGGTAGGGGCTCGCGATGGATTTGCTTTGGTTAAAGACGATGTGTTTGGAGACAAAGGATTTTGGGCGCCTCAAGTGTGGAAAGAAGGTAATGTATTTTATATGGCTTACACGGCCAACGAGAATATCGCGATTGCACAGAGTACATCTCCGATTGGTCCATTCACACAACAGCAAAAGGTACCCATTATCTCCGAAGGAAAGCAGATCGACCCGTTCATTTATACCGATGACGACGGGAAAAAATACCTGTACCACGTAAAGTTGCAAAATGGCAACCGTATTTTTGTCGCGGAGCTTAATGATGACTATGGATCGATTAAGCCCGAGTCATTGCTGGAGCTTCTGGATGCCAACTTGCCCTGGGAAAATACAGAAAATGCTTCTTGGCCGGTTGCCGAAGGACCAACCGTTATAAAACGCGATAATAAGTACTATATGTTTTATTCGGCGAATGATTTTCGGAATCCCTATTATGCGGTAGGAGTCGCTGTTGCCGATCAAGCAACAGGACCGTGGACTAAGGTTGGAAATGAAGCATTGTTGAGTGTCGATCATACCAATTGGCCGGGTACAGGGCACGGTGATGTTTTCAGAGCAGATAATCAATGGTATTATGTATGCCACACACACAACTCAACAACCACAGTGGGCCCGCGTCGTACAGCTATCGTGCCTTTCGACTGGAATACCGAGGATGCTGGCGGTATAAGAGTCCCTGTTTTTAAAGGCGATAAAATAAAGTTTTTGCACGTGAAAAATTAA
- a CDS encoding glycoside hydrolase family 43 protein produces the protein MKLYLFFFLWLFVSLASCNRSVSEQAQPSNPLDVPFGDPYVLYDKASDRYYMYGTGGVDNGFAVYASDDMTSWEKEGTAYSNNQEHAWGVKDFWAPEVYEHNGKYYLFYSAHWKDNPNNELENYRIGVAEADTPLGPFIDRSSGPIFDPGYPIIDANLYFADNGKVYMYYSRCCYKHAVESEISEWAKEKGLFDTIEESWIYGIELAADFSRVVGEPVLLLRPPVNMADKQSEWESRSVTSGEVNRRWTEGSYLFKEGQTYYMMYSANYFGGENYAVGYATSTHPLGPFEKSANNPILQKNTQDGGIVTGTGHNSLVKDRTGTTWCVYHGRTNKTGDQRLAFIDRLLIDDAGNLRVEGPTVNSKD, from the coding sequence ATGAAGCTATATTTGTTTTTTTTCCTTTGGCTATTTGTTAGCCTTGCCTCCTGTAATCGGTCGGTATCAGAGCAGGCTCAACCCAGTAATCCGTTGGACGTACCCTTTGGCGATCCCTATGTTTTATATGATAAAGCATCTGATCGCTATTATATGTATGGCACCGGAGGCGTAGATAATGGATTCGCCGTGTATGCGTCGGATGACATGACATCCTGGGAAAAGGAGGGCACAGCATACAGTAATAATCAGGAACACGCGTGGGGTGTAAAGGATTTTTGGGCGCCAGAAGTATATGAGCACAACGGCAAATATTACCTCTTCTACAGCGCGCACTGGAAAGACAATCCCAATAATGAATTGGAGAACTATCGGATCGGCGTAGCAGAAGCAGATACCCCCCTTGGTCCGTTTATAGATCGTTCATCGGGCCCAATCTTCGATCCAGGATATCCTATCATAGATGCCAATTTATACTTTGCAGACAATGGCAAGGTGTACATGTACTATTCCAGATGTTGCTACAAGCATGCCGTAGAGTCCGAGATATCGGAGTGGGCAAAGGAGAAAGGCCTATTCGATACGATTGAAGAGAGTTGGATTTATGGCATTGAGCTCGCAGCCGATTTCTCTCGTGTAGTTGGTGAACCAGTATTGTTACTGCGCCCACCCGTAAATATGGCCGATAAGCAATCCGAGTGGGAAAGCCGCTCTGTAACCAGCGGAGAAGTAAACCGCAGGTGGACAGAAGGATCCTACCTTTTCAAAGAAGGACAAACCTATTATATGATGTATTCGGCTAATTATTTTGGTGGCGAGAATTATGCCGTTGGTTATGCGACATCCACGCATCCTTTGGGTCCGTTTGAAAAATCAGCAAACAACCCTATACTACAAAAAAATACGCAGGATGGCGGTATAGTAACCGGCACTGGCCACAATAGTTTGGTAAAAGATCGTACTGGAACTACCTGGTGTGTATACCATGGCCGCACGAATAAAACAGGAGACCAGCGTTTGGCATTTATTGATCGCCTCCTGATCGACGATGCAGGCAACCTCAGGGTAGAAGGCCCTACCGTAAATAGTAAAGATTGA
- a CDS encoding sensor histidine kinase has translation MSTTPLSAQIYFNNFQVASGLSNNAVLCSAQDQDGFLWFGTRHGLNRFDGYNFKTYYANPTIETGLGSNFIHSLCVADNKEIWVGTDQGLYIFDPYRQAFSLLPETLTKEIVQIQKDRIGDMWFIANNELFHYSVKQRKLTCKVSHMRDHVAHFCIDRLNKIWYGAGASIVSLSGQQRYPLESDTRWNNRIEKLYVDDQNEIWAGTSKRGVFRWSQATRKADHLIPNLLPNTPLFVRDIIEVDQDQLWIATEMGLVIYDKQRGSYTVQNHEKDNPWSLSDNALYTITKDHQQGIWVGTFFGGLNYYHRQHNFFEKIFPRYSSNSIQGHATREVVEDAYHNIWIGTEDQGLTCWSPKRNHFQTLGPSSGLSHTNIHGLALVGDSLLVGTFYKGMDVVDVRSKRVIKSLTIASTDGALGDDFVYSIYKTRQDGVLLATSKGLYTFTPGSDRIQYVQHVPQHVFYTSIFEDNKGFIWLTTWRNGIIKLDRINGKIERYWHDPKDKNSLNSNRANRIFQDHAGQIWIGTESGIALWREKENNFERITTRNGLPSNLILGFEQDVLHNMWISTSQGLVKMEYSKRGIETFDTELGILDLQFNYNSAFKDSNGYLYFGSTKGMIRFNPQVLSALYRTNMVTPIYITGIQSHQRELIIGGAPGDLTRSITYADAITLDHDESTLSIDFAALNYVSAQSTSYRYRLLGLDSAWTFLRKNSKANFTKIPPGRYTFQVLACDANGLPISKEKQLQIIIRPPLWASLPAFVFYGIFVLSIISLSIYFYDRHVREKNRRRLQTIKSHKERELYKAKMDFFMRVTHEIKTPLTLIKAPLEKITSVEHNDKTNKWLRTIQINTDRLISLTDQLLDFRKVESDEVSLHLKRQHLAPLVQLCVQEFEPIIENRSLQVTLQIQDSLEAYIDVEVIYKIISNLLSNAVKYADKLVIINLKEDLKKGTFVLMMENDGIKLQASDVSEIFKPFHRSSVHYHVSGSGLGLALAYSFAKLHSGTLSYEDNGSNHNIFVLRVPLDSAKTNIP, from the coding sequence TTGAGCACAACACCTCTTTCTGCACAGATTTATTTCAACAATTTTCAAGTAGCCAGTGGATTGTCTAATAATGCGGTACTTTGCAGTGCTCAGGATCAAGACGGCTTCTTATGGTTTGGCACCCGACATGGGCTCAACCGCTTTGATGGTTATAATTTCAAAACCTACTATGCTAATCCCACCATTGAAACGGGCTTAGGAAGCAATTTCATTCACAGTCTATGTGTAGCTGATAATAAAGAAATCTGGGTAGGTACCGATCAGGGTTTATATATTTTCGATCCCTACAGACAAGCCTTTTCTTTGTTGCCCGAAACGCTAACAAAAGAGATTGTACAGATTCAGAAAGATCGTATTGGAGATATGTGGTTCATTGCCAACAACGAACTATTCCACTATAGCGTAAAACAGCGTAAACTAACGTGTAAAGTCAGTCATATGCGAGATCATGTTGCGCATTTTTGCATCGATCGACTCAACAAAATATGGTATGGCGCAGGAGCCAGCATTGTATCGTTGAGCGGACAGCAGCGCTACCCGCTGGAGTCCGACACTCGCTGGAATAATCGGATTGAAAAGCTGTACGTAGATGATCAGAATGAGATTTGGGCAGGCACCTCCAAACGTGGTGTTTTCCGCTGGTCCCAAGCTACAAGAAAGGCTGATCACCTGATTCCAAACTTGTTACCCAATACGCCTTTGTTTGTGCGTGATATCATAGAAGTGGATCAAGACCAGCTATGGATCGCTACAGAAATGGGCCTAGTAATTTATGATAAACAGCGTGGTAGCTATACTGTCCAAAATCACGAAAAAGATAATCCTTGGAGCCTAAGCGATAATGCCTTATACACCATCACCAAAGATCATCAGCAGGGAATCTGGGTCGGCACATTTTTCGGCGGGTTAAATTACTACCATCGACAGCACAACTTTTTTGAAAAGATTTTCCCGCGCTATTCCAGCAATTCTATCCAGGGACATGCCACCAGAGAGGTAGTAGAAGATGCATATCACAACATCTGGATTGGCACAGAAGATCAAGGGCTGACCTGCTGGTCGCCAAAACGAAATCATTTCCAAACCTTAGGTCCATCTTCTGGCCTTTCCCACACGAACATACATGGTTTAGCACTGGTCGGCGATAGTCTCTTAGTAGGCACTTTTTATAAAGGAATGGATGTGGTAGATGTACGTAGCAAACGTGTGATCAAATCTCTCACGATCGCCTCTACCGATGGAGCATTAGGAGATGATTTTGTATATTCTATTTATAAAACGCGCCAAGATGGCGTGTTACTCGCCACTTCCAAAGGATTGTATACGTTTACGCCCGGCAGTGATCGTATTCAATATGTACAACACGTGCCGCAACATGTCTTTTATACCTCCATTTTCGAAGACAATAAGGGATTCATCTGGCTCACGACGTGGCGAAATGGCATTATCAAGTTGGATCGTATAAATGGCAAGATCGAAAGGTACTGGCACGATCCAAAAGATAAAAATTCGCTCAATAGCAATCGTGCGAACCGAATATTTCAAGATCATGCCGGACAAATTTGGATTGGTACAGAGAGTGGCATCGCGCTATGGCGTGAAAAGGAAAACAATTTTGAGCGCATCACCACTAGAAATGGACTTCCCAGCAATCTTATCCTAGGTTTTGAGCAAGATGTCTTACATAACATGTGGATCAGCACGTCTCAAGGTTTGGTAAAAATGGAGTACAGCAAGCGTGGGATTGAAACATTCGACACAGAATTGGGCATTTTAGATCTTCAGTTTAATTACAACTCTGCATTTAAAGATTCTAATGGATACCTCTACTTCGGATCTACCAAAGGAATGATTCGCTTTAATCCGCAAGTGCTAAGCGCGCTGTATCGCACCAATATGGTGACCCCAATTTACATTACTGGGATACAATCTCATCAGCGGGAGCTGATAATTGGTGGGGCGCCCGGTGATCTTACCCGATCGATTACTTATGCCGACGCCATCACATTAGATCATGATGAATCTACATTAAGTATAGATTTTGCTGCGCTCAATTATGTATCTGCACAGTCTACTTCCTACCGCTATCGGCTGCTTGGCTTGGATTCGGCATGGACTTTTCTGCGTAAAAACAGCAAAGCTAACTTCACCAAGATACCGCCCGGGCGTTATACCTTTCAGGTTTTGGCCTGTGATGCCAATGGATTACCCATCTCGAAAGAGAAACAATTGCAAATCATAATTAGACCACCACTGTGGGCAAGTCTGCCCGCATTTGTATTTTATGGCATTTTTGTGCTCAGCATCATAAGCTTATCGATCTATTTTTATGATCGGCATGTGCGAGAGAAAAACAGACGACGGTTACAGACGATAAAGTCGCACAAAGAACGTGAATTGTACAAAGCCAAAATGGATTTTTTTATGCGTGTAACACACGAGATAAAGACGCCACTTACGCTGATTAAAGCACCATTGGAGAAGATCACTTCGGTAGAACATAATGATAAAACAAATAAATGGCTCCGAACGATCCAAATCAATACGGATAGGCTCATATCATTGACCGACCAGCTTCTGGATTTCCGAAAGGTCGAGAGTGACGAGGTATCTCTGCATTTGAAGAGGCAGCACCTGGCGCCGCTAGTGCAACTTTGCGTACAGGAATTTGAGCCGATTATAGAAAATAGATCCCTTCAAGTAACACTACAGATTCAAGACTCGCTAGAAGCATACATTGATGTAGAAGTCATTTATAAAATAATCAGTAATTTATTATCCAACGCGGTGAAATACGCCGATAAGCTAGTTATTATCAACCTAAAAGAGGATTTGAAAAAAGGCACATTTGTTTTGATGATGGAGAATGATGGTATTAAATTGCAAGCTTCGGACGTTTCCGAAATCTTTAAACCTTTCCATCGATCAAGCGTACATTATCACGTTAGCGGGTCTGGTTTAGGCCTAGCGCTGGCTTACTCTTTTGCTAAATTGCATAGTGGAACACTTTCCTACGAAGACAATGGTTCGAATCACAACATTTTTGTACTTCGTGTTCCTCTGGATTCTGCAAAGACAAATATACCGTGA